The genomic stretch CGCTCCTCGCCGACCGGGAGCGGCTCGCGAGGGGCCGGCTGGGTCTTCTCGCGCGTCACCGCGCGCACGGCCTTGGCGACGAACTTGGTGTTCTGGACGATCTTTCCGAGCAAGCCCATGCCCGTATGGAAGCACGGCGGGAGCCCTCGACGCCAGCGCCCCGCGCGGCCCCCCACGCGCCTTGCTCTCCCGAGGCGGGGCTGGCACTCTCAGCCCCCCCATGACGGCCGCGATCCTCTCCATCGGCACCGAGCTCACCCGTGGCGAGCTCGTGGACACGAACGCCACCTGGCTCGCCGAGCAGCTCATCACGCTGGGCTTCGACGTGCCCGAGCACGCCACCGTCGAGGACGACGCCGGGCTCATCGTGGATGCCCTGCGCCGCCTCGCCGGGAAGGCGACCGTGGTGGTAGTGACCGGCGGGCTCGGACCCACGTCGGACGACCTCACCGCCGCCGCGGCGGCGACGGCGGCTGGGCAGCCCCTGTTCCGCGACCCGATCGTGCTGGAGGCCATCAAGAAGAAGTACGCCTCCTTCGGGCGTGTGATGCCGGAGGAGAACGCCAAGCAGGCAGACCGCCCCGAGCAGGCCACCGTCATCCCCAACCCGGTGGGTACCGCGCCAGGGTTCGCGATGGCGCTCGGCGACGCCACCTGCTTCTTCATGCCCGGGGTGCCGCGCGAGATGCGCCACCTGTTCCGCGAGTCCGTGGTGCCGGCCATCGCCGAGAAGGCGGAGCGCAACACGCACCAGCGACACCTACGCACGTTCGGACGCACGGAGTCCCGCGTGGCCGGGCTGCTGCAGGGCATCGAGGAAGAGTTCGGCGTGACGCTCGGCTACCGCGCGTCGTTCCCGGAGATCGAAGTCAAGGTGCACGCCCGCGCCGCCACCGAGGCCGAGGCGCAGCGCATTGCCAACGAAGCCACCAGCGCCGCGCGTCTGCGCTTGGGCGACTGCGTGTTCGGCGAGCGGGAGGAGACCTTTCCGAACGCCGTGGGCCGTGCGCTGCGTGACAAGGGGCTCACGCTGGCTCTGGCAGAGTCGTGCACGGGCGGGATGGCAGCCTCCATGCTGACCAGCGTCCCTGGCAGCAGCGACTACCTGCTGCTCTCCGCGGTGGCGTACGCCAACTCGGCCAAGTCCCGCATGCTGGGCGTCAACTCCGAGGTCATCCGCGCGCACGGGGCGGTCAGCGCCGAGGTGGCGGCCGAGATGGCGGAGGGCGCGCGGCGCCTGTCCGGCGCGTCGCTGGCGGTCAGCATCACGGGCATCGCGGGTCCGGGCGGTGGCTCCGAGGACAAACCCATCGGGACGGTGTGGTTCGGGATCGCCGTCGACGGCGAGCCGACGGTCACCCGCCACCGGCAGTTCCCGGGCGACCGAGACCAGATCCGCACCCTCGCTGCCTACACGGCCCTGAGGCTGGCCATGCGCGCCGCGCTGGGACAGGTGAGCGACTGACGCCGCGGGCGCTCGCGGTGCACGCGACGCCGTGGGCGACGACGCGCACACTGCGGCACGCTGCACGAGCCACAACTCACCGTGCGCGCGACGCGGCGCGCTCGAAGTGCGCGGCCAACGCCCCGCACACCTCCTCGGCCGCGAACCAATGCAGCATGTGTCCCGTCCCGGGCACCTCGTGCACCGTGGGCTCGTGCAGAGCGGCCAGGCGCGCGGCCTCGTCCGCCAGTCGGAAGCCCTTCTCACCCAGCATGACCAGCGCGGGGGCACGAATGCGCGCCAAGAAGGCCACGAACATCTCCGCCCTGAACGGCAAGGGCGAGAGGGTCCGGTGCAGCGGGTCGAAGCGCCACGTCAGGCCGTCGGTCCCGTCCGCGCAGGCCTTCGTGGCGTGCATGGCCAAGAACCTCCCGAACGCGCCACTCAGCTGGCTGTTCTGGACGCGCATGCGACGAAGGGCGTCGTCGAGGTCGACGATGACCGTGGTGGGCTTGTCGGCCACGCGGGCGCACGACGTGAGCCAGCTCTTGTAGCGATCGGGGGCGCTGTCGAGCGGCGCGCTGGGCGGCCCGAGCCCCTCGAGCAGCGCCACGGAGCGCAGGCGTTCGCTGCGCACGCCCGCGAACATGGCGCACGCCGTGGCGCCCATGGAGTGACCCACCAGATGCACGGGCTCACCTTCCGTCACCAGCTGCGGCAGGAGCCGATCGAGGTCCTGAACGTAGTCGGGGAAGTGGTAGTACCCGCCCGCTCCCACCCAGCCGGAGCGCCCGTGCCCGCGCCAGTCGAACGCCAGCACACGGTAGCCACGCGCCGCGAGCGGCACCGCCACGCGCACGTAGCTGTACGCGAAGTCGAGGAAGCCATGGCAGAGCACGACCGTCTCGCCGCGCGCCGGCACGTGCCTGGCCGGTGCCCACTCGAGCACGTGGTGGCGTATGCCGTTGGCGTCGACGTAGCGCGTCTGGGGCGCGCCCGTCACGACGGTGTCTTCGGGGCTCGGCGGTGCGCTGTCGGTCATGCTGTGCTGCTCGTGGGGGATGGAGAGGCGAAGCGGCGTGGATCGAGCGCTCGGATGGCGTCGTCCAAGTCGCTGAGGTCGGGCGACGTCACCCCCAGCAGCTGGGCCGTGAGGATCTCGGCGGTGACGGGCGCGAGGAGGATGCCGTTGCGGTAGTGCCCGCTGGCGAGCCACAGGCCCGGCACGTGCGTCGAACCGACCAGCGGAAGGCCGTCGGGTGTGCCAGGGCGAAAGCCCGCCCAGTGGTCCTGAACGACGCATCCGGCGAGCCTCGGCGCGACCGTGGTGGCGATGGCGATCAGCTCGGCCAAGCCAGACAGCGTGACGCCGCGCGCGAAGCCCACGTGCTCGGTCGTCGCGCCGATGAGCACGTCACCAGCCGCTCGCGGTACCAGATAGCCGCCCGCTCCGAACACCACACGCTCCAGCAAGCGCGGGCGCGCGTGCGTGCGCATGAGCTGACCCTTCACGGGCGCCACCGTCCCGGCTGGCACGGGGACACCCGGCACCACGCTGGTCCACGAGCCCGCGGCCACCACCACGTGCCCCGCGTGCAGCGGCCCGTCGTCCAGCCGCACACCCTGCGCGCGTCCGCCGTGTACCAGCACCTCACGCACCACGCAGTCCGTGAGGAAGCGCACACCCTCCCGCTCGGCGGCCACGCTGAGCGCTGGCAAGAGCAAGCGCGGGTCCACCTGCCCCTCCCCCGGCAGCTCGAGCGCGGCGCACACCGCGGGAGACAACGCCGGCTCGCGTCGACGGGCCTCGGCGCCGTCGAGCAGGGCGACACCGTCCATGCCCGTGAGCCCGCTCGCGCGCAGCCGGGCCGCGTGCTCCTCCAGCGCCTTGACGGAAGCGTCCCCCTCGTGCGCGAACGCGACCCGTAGGAGCCCCGAGACACGGTGGCCAACCTCGAGCGCGTGCCGCTCCCGGAGGTCGGCGGCCCACGTCGAATGGAGCGTCGCGGAGCGCAGGCCCAGCCGCAACCCCGGACCGTCCTGCTCGTTCTCCATCATGGGCGCGAGGATGCCCGCCGCGGCCGTGGACGCCTCCGCGCCGGGCACGCTGCGCTCGAGGACACACACGGACGCGCCAGCGCGCGCCAGTCGCAAGGCCGTGGAGCATCCCATGATGCCGCCGCCGACTACGATGATCTCGGGGGAGCTCATGCGAAGGCAGTGTGAAGGTGATCGGCCCCGCGCACCACCGACGAAGGCGTGGCCCATCCACGTGCGCGCGCGGGCGGCGGAACGGACGAGCCCGGGCGCGCGTCGTCGCGAGGCCGGGCCCGCGTCGCGCTCACAGCCCCATGATCTTGGCCGTCGTGTAGCGCATGACCTCCGTCGCGCCACCGCCGATGCGCAGCAGACGGGCATCACGCCATGCGCGCGCCACCCAGAGGTCCTCGAGGTAGCCCATGCCGCCGTGGAACTGCACGCACTGGTCCATGATCTCGGCGTTCACGTCGCCCACGTAGGCCTTGGCCATGGACACCAGCTTGGTGGTCTCCATGGAGAGCATGGTCTTCTTCACGTACTTCTCGTCGTTGTACGCATCGACCGCCTTGTACGTCAGCGCCTTGGCCGCCTCGAGCTTGGTGTACAGCTCGACGAACTTCTGCTGCCAATACTCGCGCTTGATGAGCGGCTTGCCGAACGCCTGCCGCTCGCCACCCCACGCCACGCTGCGGTCGAGCGCGAGCTTGGAGCCCGCGAGCGCGCTGGCACAGCCCACCAGGCGCTCGGACTGGAAGTTCTGCATGAGGTAGATGAAGCCCATGCCCTCTTGCCCCAGCAGGTAGCGCTTGGGCACACGCACGTCCTCGAAGAAGAGCTCGGCGGTGTCGCTGGCCCAGTTGCCGGCCTTCTTGAGCTTGCGGCTGACGCTGTAGCCCGCGACGTCGGTGGGCACGAGGATGATGGACACACCGCGCGCGCCAGCGTCTGGATCCGTCTTGACCATGCACGTGACGAAGCTCGCCCGCGTGCCGTTGGTGATGTAGGTCTTGCTGCCGTTGATGACGTACTCGTCGCCCACCTTGCGGGCAGTGGTCCGCAAGCTGGCCACGTCGGACCCCGCGCCCGGCTCGCTCACGCCCAGCGCGGCGATGCGGTCGCCGGCGATGGCGGGGCGCAGGAACTCCTCCTTCTGCTCTCTGGTGCCGATGTCGTGGATGACCGGGGTGGCCATGTCGGACTGCACCAGGAGGCCCATGGTGACGCCAGCCGAGTTGTTGCGGGGGAGCTCCTCGGCCTTGACCACGCTCATCCAGAAGTCGCCCCCACCTCCACCGAAATCCTCGCTGAAGTGGGCGCCGAGGATGCCGCGGTCGCCGGCCCACTTGAAGACCTCGTCTGGGAAGACCTCGGCCTCCTCCCACGCGTCGACGCGCGGCGCCAGCTCCTTCTCGGCAAAGGTGCGGACCTGCTGGCGGAAGAGGTCGTGTTCTTCGGTGAACGGATTGAAAACCATGCGTGCTCTCCGGTGCGGGGGGCGTCGCCGGGTCACCCTCGGCGCGCTGAATGAATGTGCATTCATTTTGTACCGAGTCCCGCGTGGCCTGGCAAGCCCCTTCCACGTGGCGGCGAACCACGGGCCCACGTCGCGGCAGCTCTGGCCGACTCGGCGGCACACGGCGGTGCTGGCACTGAACGCGGAAGAGCCCCGAAACCGGCTGGTCGCGGGGCTCTCTCGCTAGGTCACGGGCGCGTGGGGCGCCCGCCTGTCGCGGTCGTCAGTCGATGGTGTCCGCCGTGGGGCCGTTGTCGGCGGACTGGATGTCGCCGTTCTGGCCCACGATGGTGAAGACCACGCGACGGTTCCGGGCGTGATCGTCCGCCGAGCGCGCGTTCTCCACGATGGGACGCGTCGGGCCGTAGCCCTGCGCCTCGAGGCGGCCAGCGTCGACGCCGTGCTCCACCAGGTAGCGCATGACGGACTCCGCGCGCGCCTGCGACAGACGCATGTTGTTGGCCAGACGACCGCGCGAGTCCGTGTGACCCTCCACGCGCACGTGCTGCACCTCGGGGTGCTCGTTGAGCAGGCGCGCCACCGCGTCCAGCAGACCGAACGAGCGCGACTCGATCACGTCGCGGTTCGTGCGGAAGTACACGGTCTGCAGGATCTCGATGCCGCCCTCGTTGATGACGACGTCCGTCGGCTCCGGGCAGCCGTGGTACTCCACGGTGCCGGGCACGTTGACGCAGCTGTCCACCGGGTCGACGACGGTGTCACCGTCCGTGTCGGGCCACGGGCATCCCTGGTTCGCCGAGGGACCTGCCTCGACCGGGCAGCGGTCGGTCGCGTCGGGGATTCCGTCGCCGTCGTTGTCCGGGTCCGGGCAGCCGTTCTCGTCCTCGAAGCCGTCCATGTCCTCGGCGTCCATCGGGCACTGATCATTCGTGTCGAGGATGCCGTCACCGTCGTTGTCCGGGTCGGGGCAGCCGTTCGCGTCCTCGTAGCCGTCGATGTCCTCGGCCTCCAGCGGGCACTCGTCCTCGACGTCCAGGATGCCGTCGCTGTCGTTGTCCGGGTCGGGGCAGCCATCGGTGTCCTGATAGGTGTCGACGTCCTCGGGCTCGGTGACGCACTGGTCCTCGTCGTCGTAGATGCCGTCGCCGTCGGTGTCGAGGCGGACCACGGCGCCCGCCGTCGGCTCGGTGTAGCCGACCATCGCGAACACGCGGAAGTCTGGCGAGCCGAAGCCGCGCACCAGGCCAGGACCACCACCGACGCCGGCCGTCAGGCCGCTGCTGTGGGTGAACTTCAGACCGCCGAGGACCTCGAGCGGGGTCTCCTGCTGGTCGAAGAAGTTCTGGAACGTGGTGCGGCCATGCACCTCGATGATGGCGCGCAGGTCGGTGGCGCTGTCCTCCTCGAGGAGGCGGATGGTAGCGCCCAAGCCGTAGGTGAACTCGTCACCCTGACGCGCGCCGTAGTAGCAGTTCGAGCCCGGGCGGGGAGTGCCCGGGAGGTCGCGGCAGTCGGCGTTGTCCGGACGCAGGTAGGCACCCAGGTTCGCGGCGAGGCGGAGGCGACCGACGTTGATCTGCGCGATGATCTCGGCGCCGCCCGCGATGCCACGCTCACCCGCGTAGTGCTGGTTGTCGTCGAACAGGTTGGCCGTAGGGATCGTCAAGCGGCCCTGCACGGACAGCATGAAGACATTCTCGGTGGTGCCGAAGAGGCGCACGCGCGCCCCAACCCACAGGTCACCCAACGTGAAGCCATCGGCCAGGTAGATGGGCACGGCTCCCGGCGTCGTCCCGTCACCGTCCACCACGCCCAGCGCGCCAAGGTTGGCGGGGATGTCGTCGCCGTTCTCCAGGAAGACGATGGGCAAACCGAGAGAGAGCGTGAGCCGGTCGCGGATGCCCAACGACGCGTTGAGGTTGCCCGTGAGCTGGTGCTCGACGACCGAGAAGGCCTCGCTGCCCGCGGAGCCCCGCGTGACCTCGTAGACGAGCGGGTCATTGGCGTAGTCGATGTAGAACTGTGCGCCAAAGCGCATGTCGCCCTGTACCTCGGCCGAGCTCACGGCGAAGCCGTCGTTCGTCTGCTCGGATGGGACGAAGCGGTTCAACTGGACGCTCGGTTGCGCGCCAGCCACCGAGGCCCCGCCCACCACCAACAGCGCCGCGAGGCCTGTTACCAGCCGCCTCAGCGTCGCCGCGCCTGTGTTCGCATGTGTCACTTCTGCCTCCTCGGTTCCACGACTCCCGCGCAGCGCGAAGAGCCTACGATTGCGTGCGAGATTACCAACTCGCCCCGGGATTACCACACTTCGCGGCCCCGTCCCAGCTTGGGGACACACCGCTTGATCTCCCCCACTGTGCCACAGCTTTCGATTCCACAATGAGTAAATTCTTTCTTCGT from Sandaracinaceae bacterium encodes the following:
- a CDS encoding competence/damage-inducible protein A gives rise to the protein MTAAILSIGTELTRGELVDTNATWLAEQLITLGFDVPEHATVEDDAGLIVDALRRLAGKATVVVVTGGLGPTSDDLTAAAAATAAGQPLFRDPIVLEAIKKKYASFGRVMPEENAKQADRPEQATVIPNPVGTAPGFAMALGDATCFFMPGVPREMRHLFRESVVPAIAEKAERNTHQRHLRTFGRTESRVAGLLQGIEEEFGVTLGYRASFPEIEVKVHARAATEAEAQRIANEATSAARLRLGDCVFGEREETFPNAVGRALRDKGLTLALAESCTGGMAASMLTSVPGSSDYLLLSAVAYANSAKSRMLGVNSEVIRAHGAVSAEVAAEMAEGARRLSGASLAVSITGIAGPGGGSEDKPIGTVWFGIAVDGEPTVTRHRQFPGDRDQIRTLAAYTALRLAMRAALGQVSD
- a CDS encoding alpha/beta hydrolase, producing MTDSAPPSPEDTVVTGAPQTRYVDANGIRHHVLEWAPARHVPARGETVVLCHGFLDFAYSYVRVAVPLAARGYRVLAFDWRGHGRSGWVGAGGYYHFPDYVQDLDRLLPQLVTEGEPVHLVGHSMGATACAMFAGVRSERLRSVALLEGLGPPSAPLDSAPDRYKSWLTSCARVADKPTTVIVDLDDALRRMRVQNSQLSGAFGRFLAMHATKACADGTDGLTWRFDPLHRTLSPLPFRAEMFVAFLARIRAPALVMLGEKGFRLADEAARLAALHEPTVHEVPGTGHMLHWFAAEEVCGALAAHFERAASRAR
- the thiO gene encoding glycine oxidase ThiO, producing the protein MSSPEIIVVGGGIMGCSTALRLARAGASVCVLERSVPGAEASTAAAGILAPMMENEQDGPGLRLGLRSATLHSTWAADLRERHALEVGHRVSGLLRVAFAHEGDASVKALEEHAARLRASGLTGMDGVALLDGAEARRREPALSPAVCAALELPGEGQVDPRLLLPALSVAAEREGVRFLTDCVVREVLVHGGRAQGVRLDDGPLHAGHVVVAAGSWTSVVPGVPVPAGTVAPVKGQLMRTHARPRLLERVVFGAGGYLVPRAAGDVLIGATTEHVGFARGVTLSGLAELIAIATTVAPRLAGCVVQDHWAGFRPGTPDGLPLVGSTHVPGLWLASGHYRNGILLAPVTAEILTAQLLGVTSPDLSDLDDAIRALDPRRFASPSPTSSTA
- a CDS encoding acyl-CoA dehydrogenase family protein, with product MVFNPFTEEHDLFRQQVRTFAEKELAPRVDAWEEAEVFPDEVFKWAGDRGILGAHFSEDFGGGGGDFWMSVVKAEELPRNNSAGVTMGLLVQSDMATPVIHDIGTREQKEEFLRPAIAGDRIAALGVSEPGAGSDVASLRTTARKVGDEYVINGSKTYITNGTRASFVTCMVKTDPDAGARGVSIILVPTDVAGYSVSRKLKKAGNWASDTAELFFEDVRVPKRYLLGQEGMGFIYLMQNFQSERLVGCASALAGSKLALDRSVAWGGERQAFGKPLIKREYWQQKFVELYTKLEAAKALTYKAVDAYNDEKYVKKTMLSMETTKLVSMAKAYVGDVNAEIMDQCVQFHGGMGYLEDLWVARAWRDARLLRIGGGATEVMRYTTAKIMGL
- a CDS encoding OmpA family protein, whose translation is MTHANTGAATLRRLVTGLAALLVVGGASVAGAQPSVQLNRFVPSEQTNDGFAVSSAEVQGDMRFGAQFYIDYANDPLVYEVTRGSAGSEAFSVVEHQLTGNLNASLGIRDRLTLSLGLPIVFLENGDDIPANLGALGVVDGDGTTPGAVPIYLADGFTLGDLWVGARVRLFGTTENVFMLSVQGRLTIPTANLFDDNQHYAGERGIAGGAEIIAQINVGRLRLAANLGAYLRPDNADCRDLPGTPRPGSNCYYGARQGDEFTYGLGATIRLLEEDSATDLRAIIEVHGRTTFQNFFDQQETPLEVLGGLKFTHSSGLTAGVGGGPGLVRGFGSPDFRVFAMVGYTEPTAGAVVRLDTDGDGIYDDEDQCVTEPEDVDTYQDTDGCPDPDNDSDGILDVEDECPLEAEDIDGYEDANGCPDPDNDGDGILDTNDQCPMDAEDMDGFEDENGCPDPDNDGDGIPDATDRCPVEAGPSANQGCPWPDTDGDTVVDPVDSCVNVPGTVEYHGCPEPTDVVINEGGIEILQTVYFRTNRDVIESRSFGLLDAVARLLNEHPEVQHVRVEGHTDSRGRLANNMRLSQARAESVMRYLVEHGVDAGRLEAQGYGPTRPIVENARSADDHARNRRVVFTIVGQNGDIQSADNGPTADTID